One region of Prinia subflava isolate CZ2003 ecotype Zambia chromosome 6, Cam_Psub_1.2, whole genome shotgun sequence genomic DNA includes:
- the C6H2orf88 gene encoding small membrane A-kinase anchor protein isoform X3 has protein sequence MGCIKSKAAFQGCGAVQDERIAGGVEGRTGEKSSLLAVKAEEKGPSSAIVLDYAHRLSREILEQAVKQWAVTESKYSDIPFIESDVP, from the coding sequence ATGGGATGCATCAAATCCAAGGCTGCCTTCCAAGGTTGCGGCGCTGTCCAGGATGAGAGGATCGCGGGAGGTGTTGAGGGGCGCACCGGGGAGAAGTCGTCGCTGCTGGCGGTGAAGGCGGAGGAGAAGGGCCCCTCGAGCGCCATCGTGCTGGACTACGCGCACCGCCTGTCGCGGGAGATCCTGGAGCAGGCGGTCAAGCAGTGGGCGGTGACCGAGAGCAAGTACAGCGACATCCCCTTCATCGAGAGCGACGTGCCCTGA
- the C6H2orf88 gene encoding small membrane A-kinase anchor protein isoform X1, whose protein sequence is MCLASAEYRGGGFKGGETNERRLSCLGARRRRRRRWDEGRIPRAPPEEGAARRPGTVRGGATLPARRSHGHRPAAPSPRREALCAVPGTRGQPVRSRRGSDFLREAQKEMFCSLKITGATGKKQQHCTEQGKRLQVIQTCC, encoded by the exons atgtgcctcgCTAGCGCCGAGTACAGGGGAGGAGGATTTAAAGGAGGAGAAACCAATGAGAGGCGGCTTTCCTGCctgg GAGCccggaggaggcggcggcgtCGGTGGGACGAGGGCCGGATCCCGCGGGCACCGCCGGAGGAAGGGGCAGCCCGGCGGCCGGGCACCGTGCGCGGCGGGGCCACGCTTCCAGCACGCCGCTCGCACGGAcaccgccccgccgcgccg AGTCCCAGACGTGAagctctctgtgctgtcccGGGGACGAGGGGACAACCTGTTAGAAGCAGACGTGGTTCTG ATTTCCTCAGAGAAGCACAAAAGGAGATGTTCTGTTCTTTGAAAATAACTGGAGCCACTggcaagaagcagcagcactgcacgGAGCAAGGGAAGCGCCTCCAGGTTATCCAAACATGCTGTTGA
- the C6H2orf88 gene encoding small membrane A-kinase anchor protein isoform X2, which produces MRENLQGESVVSRTDGLMAPRQNQSMCYCCHLGNHTAQSPRREALCAVPGTRGQPVRSRRGSDFLREAQKEMFCSLKITGATGKKQQHCTEQGKRLQVIQTCC; this is translated from the exons ATGAG GGAGAATCTGCAGGGAGAGTCTGTGGTGAGCAGGACTGATGGACTGATGGCTCCTCGGCAAAACCAGAGCATGTGCTACTGCTGCCACCTGGGCAACCACACAGCTCAG AGTCCCAGACGTGAagctctctgtgctgtcccGGGGACGAGGGGACAACCTGTTAGAAGCAGACGTGGTTCTG ATTTCCTCAGAGAAGCACAAAAGGAGATGTTCTGTTCTTTGAAAATAACTGGAGCCACTggcaagaagcagcagcactgcacgGAGCAAGGGAAGCGCCTCCAGGTTATCCAAACATGCTGTTGA